The following are from one region of the Abiotrophia defectiva ATCC 49176 genome:
- a CDS encoding amidase, producing the protein MPLFKQDATYYAQEVKAGRLTASQLVDWALENIQALNPSLHAVAHVQAESARAQAQAHDQLWSQLSELERQELPAFFGVPILLKDLGQLQAGEPSYAGAQLMADYVANQTSYFVERIQALGFIVVGRTNVPEFGFKNISDAQFTGAVSYPGDLTRNAGGSSGGAAAALKAGMVPIVTASDGGGSIRIPASFCGLIGLKPSRGRVPVGPDGYRGWQGASVHFALTKSVRDTWTLLEGLQVEQWAAPYMVPRLSPGPLTLPQRPLRIAYLLDSPLTPQVRLDVANLLRQTVERLAGMGHELVAVDFPVDVIAAARDYTTMNAVETVAMMRGFEASLGRALTPDDMEPMTWGIYQAGLPWDAADYSQLLGRWDQLAADLENFFQDYDILLTPGTNGPAPLHGSFAASAEMAQRLLNQEGLAKEARTDLIMERWQDSWAYTPWTFLQNLAGQPAIMLPLGKSSEGLPLGVQLWAGKGQERVLCQLAAAFEAAGVLETEIIE; encoded by the coding sequence ATGCCCTTATTTAAGCAAGATGCGACTTACTATGCGCAAGAAGTCAAGGCCGGTCGTTTGACGGCCAGCCAATTGGTGGACTGGGCCCTCGAAAATATCCAGGCCCTCAATCCTAGCCTACATGCAGTGGCCCATGTCCAAGCCGAGAGTGCGCGGGCCCAAGCCCAGGCGCATGACCAGCTCTGGAGTCAGTTGTCAGAGTTAGAACGTCAGGAATTACCTGCCTTCTTTGGGGTGCCTATTCTACTCAAGGACTTGGGCCAACTCCAAGCTGGTGAGCCTTCCTATGCGGGCGCCCAGCTTATGGCCGACTATGTAGCCAACCAGACTTCTTATTTCGTAGAACGCATCCAGGCTTTGGGCTTTATCGTGGTAGGCCGGACCAATGTGCCGGAATTTGGCTTTAAGAATATTAGCGATGCCCAGTTTACCGGAGCAGTCAGCTATCCTGGGGATCTAACCCGTAACGCGGGTGGGTCCAGTGGTGGGGCGGCGGCTGCGCTCAAGGCTGGTATGGTGCCAATCGTCACGGCTAGTGACGGCGGGGGTTCTATCCGGATTCCCGCCAGCTTCTGTGGCCTGATTGGCCTCAAGCCTTCCCGTGGCCGGGTGCCAGTTGGCCCAGATGGCTACCGGGGCTGGCAGGGGGCATCGGTACATTTTGCTTTAACCAAGTCGGTCCGGGATACCTGGACCTTATTGGAGGGGCTGCAGGTGGAACAGTGGGCCGCACCTTACATGGTGCCGCGCTTAAGTCCTGGGCCCCTGACCTTGCCTCAGCGTCCGCTCAGAATCGCCTATCTGCTGGATTCGCCCCTAACACCTCAAGTTCGCTTAGATGTGGCTAACTTGTTGCGCCAGACGGTAGAACGATTGGCAGGCATGGGTCATGAGCTCGTCGCAGTTGACTTCCCAGTGGATGTCATAGCGGCGGCGCGTGATTATACCACCATGAATGCTGTTGAGACGGTTGCCATGATGCGAGGATTTGAGGCTAGTCTGGGTCGTGCCTTGACGCCAGACGATATGGAGCCAATGACCTGGGGCATCTACCAGGCCGGCTTGCCTTGGGATGCTGCCGATTACAGCCAGCTGCTGGGCCGTTGGGATCAGCTAGCGGCTGATTTGGAGAATTTCTTCCAGGACTATGATATACTTTTGACGCCTGGGACCAACGGGCCGGCGCCCCTGCATGGGAGCTTTGCGGCTTCGGCGGAGATGGCTCAGCGCCTCTTGAATCAGGAGGGCTTAGCCAAAGAAGCTCGCACCGATCTCATTATGGAGCGTTGGCAGGATAGTTGGGCTTACACGCCTTGGACCTTCCTCCAGAACCTGGCTGGTCAACCGGCCATCATGTTGCCTCTGGGCAAATCGTCAGAAGGCCTTCCACTGGGTGTCCAGCTATGGGCCGGCAAGGGCCAGGAACGGGTCCTCTGCCAGTTGGCGGCTGCCTTTGAAGCAGCAGGTGTCCTAGAGACAGAAATTATCGAATAG
- a CDS encoding ABC transporter ATP-binding protein, whose translation MVIQDVNLQVAAGQTVAILGRSGVGKTTLFNLIAGILPVQSGSISLGGQPLEPGQVSYMLQKDMLFEHLTLVDNVALPLVVSGVKKSQARAEAKQLLEEFKLATWAQHYPKSLSGGMRQRAAFLRTACFKRQWVLLDEAFGALDAVTRRQLHQWFLQYKQQMGWSTLLITHDVDEALILSDKVYVMGGKPGTLQAVHDIQLDKSDFEAIGFSPEFLHYKRQLLDDLAKGVLPEDALI comes from the coding sequence ATGGTCATCCAAGATGTGAATCTTCAGGTGGCAGCGGGCCAAACCGTGGCTATCCTGGGTCGAAGCGGGGTCGGTAAGACCACCCTCTTTAATTTAATTGCCGGTATCTTGCCGGTCCAATCGGGCTCTATCAGCTTGGGGGGACAGCCTCTGGAACCCGGTCAGGTCAGCTACATGCTGCAAAAGGACATGCTTTTCGAGCACCTGACCCTAGTAGACAATGTGGCCCTGCCCCTAGTGGTGTCTGGTGTCAAGAAGTCCCAGGCCCGCGCTGAGGCCAAGCAGCTACTGGAAGAATTCAAGCTAGCGACTTGGGCCCAACACTATCCTAAGTCCCTGTCAGGGGGGATGCGCCAGCGGGCAGCCTTCCTGCGGACTGCCTGCTTCAAGCGTCAATGGGTCCTCTTGGATGAGGCCTTTGGTGCCTTGGACGCGGTGACCCGACGCCAGCTGCATCAGTGGTTCCTTCAATACAAGCAGCAGATGGGCTGGTCAACCTTGCTCATCACCCACGATGTGGATGAAGCCCTGATCTTGTCTGACAAGGTCTATGTTATGGGCGGCAAGCCAGGGACCCTGCAAGCTGTCCACGACATTCAACTGGATAAGTCAGACTTTGAAGCCATTGGCTTTAGTCCAGAATTTCTTCATTACAAACGCCAACTACTCGATGATTTAGCCAAAGGAGTGCTGCCAGAAGATGCCCTTATTTAA
- a CDS encoding ABC transporter substrate-binding protein yields the protein MQKWMKKFAALLAGLSLAGTTLPSVAAQTGDDNKVDLILDWVPNTNHTGLYVAQAKGYFKEVGVEVDIKRPPEGSTTELVGLGKAAFGIAFQDSLAKRFAGGLPVTAVAAIIEHNTSGIIAKEEAGIKDPKGLEGHKYGTWNDPIELKMMEYMTKKAGGDFSKASLVPNDGDNSIIGLANNQFDAAWVYYAWDGILAGFQKVSTTFFQIRDIAPELDFYSPVIIANNDYLKAHPDQAKKVLAAIKKGYQYAMEHPEEAADILIEAAPELKDQRDFVVASQKWLSERYASDPAKWGQFDPARWNAFYQWLYDNKLVESDLTKGQYFSNEYLGAE from the coding sequence ATGCAAAAATGGATGAAAAAATTCGCGGCCCTGCTTGCCGGCCTATCTTTGGCTGGGACCACACTACCAAGCGTAGCCGCTCAAACAGGTGATGACAACAAGGTAGACCTGATTCTAGACTGGGTACCTAACACCAACCATACCGGGCTTTACGTCGCCCAAGCCAAGGGCTACTTCAAGGAAGTGGGCGTGGAAGTCGACATCAAACGGCCACCAGAAGGCTCAACCACTGAATTAGTGGGGTTAGGTAAGGCGGCCTTCGGAATTGCCTTCCAAGATTCTTTGGCTAAGCGATTTGCGGGTGGCTTGCCAGTAACGGCGGTAGCGGCTATTATTGAACACAACACGTCCGGTATTATTGCTAAGGAAGAAGCCGGCATCAAGGATCCTAAGGGCTTAGAAGGCCACAAGTACGGCACTTGGAATGACCCAATTGAGTTGAAGATGATGGAATACATGACTAAGAAGGCCGGCGGGGACTTCTCCAAGGCTAGCCTAGTGCCAAATGACGGCGACAATTCCATTATCGGTTTGGCTAATAACCAATTCGATGCAGCCTGGGTTTACTATGCCTGGGACGGGATTTTGGCAGGCTTCCAGAAGGTGTCCACCACCTTCTTCCAAATTCGGGACATCGCGCCAGAATTGGACTTCTACTCACCAGTTATTATTGCCAACAACGATTACCTCAAAGCCCACCCAGATCAAGCTAAGAAGGTCTTGGCAGCCATCAAGAAGGGCTACCAATATGCTATGGAACATCCAGAAGAAGCGGCCGACATTCTGATTGAAGCGGCCCCAGAATTGAAGGACCAACGTGATTTCGTCGTGGCTTCCCAAAAATGGTTGAGCGAGCGTTACGCTAGCGATCCAGCCAAATGGGGCCAGTTCGATCCAGCTCGTTGGAATGCCTTCTATCAATGGCTCTACGACAACAAACTGGTCGAAAGCGACCTAACTAAGGGCCAATACTTTAGCAATGAATATTTAGGAGCGGAGTAA
- a CDS encoding ABC transporter permease — protein sequence MNLIDGLILRVMPGWVFLIESKRKWVLRILNRKETVTIKQRVHRWFESSVAWLTGLGLLALWEVTARLGMLPRFIIPAPSAVLAAIWQDAPNLWRNSRVTLIQAFIGLGIGIVLAFILAVIMDRFKWVHRALYPLLIVSQTVPTVAIAPILVLALGYEMTPKIVLVVLTTIFPIIMSILSGFAHCDQDALQLLNMMGASHWQTLRYVKIPTSLHFFFSGLKVSVSYAFVSSVVAEWLGGFEGLGVYMIQTKKAFAYDKMFAVIFLISALSLIFMGLVALIERLALPWRSSKAPHIS from the coding sequence TTGAATCTGATTGATGGACTCATCCTGCGCGTCATGCCGGGATGGGTCTTTTTGATCGAGTCCAAACGCAAGTGGGTGTTACGTATTCTCAATAGAAAGGAGACGGTAACCATTAAACAGAGAGTGCATCGCTGGTTTGAATCAAGTGTGGCTTGGCTGACAGGCTTAGGACTCCTGGCCTTATGGGAAGTGACGGCTCGACTGGGTATGCTACCGCGTTTTATCATTCCGGCTCCGTCGGCGGTTCTGGCGGCTATCTGGCAAGATGCCCCTAACCTCTGGCGCAATAGTCGGGTAACCCTAATCCAGGCCTTTATTGGGCTGGGCATTGGGATTGTCTTGGCCTTTATTCTGGCGGTCATCATGGACCGCTTCAAATGGGTCCACCGGGCCCTCTACCCACTCTTAATCGTATCTCAGACTGTGCCGACGGTGGCTATTGCGCCGATTTTGGTCTTGGCCCTGGGCTATGAGATGACGCCTAAGATTGTCTTAGTCGTCTTAACCACGATTTTTCCTATTATCATGAGTATCTTAAGTGGCTTCGCCCATTGTGACCAGGATGCCTTGCAGTTGCTGAACATGATGGGAGCCAGTCATTGGCAGACCTTGCGCTATGTTAAGATACCGACCAGCCTACATTTCTTCTTTTCCGGGCTGAAGGTCAGTGTCTCATACGCCTTCGTGAGTTCGGTTGTGGCGGAATGGCTAGGGGGATTCGAGGGTTTGGGCGTCTACATGATTCAGACCAAGAAGGCCTTCGCCTACGACAAGATGTTCGCGGTCATTTTCCTCATTTCAGCACTGAGTTTGATTTTCATGGGCCTAGTTGCCTTAATTGAACGACTAGCCTTGCCTTGGCGCTCAAGCAAGGCCCCCCATATTTCCTAA
- a CDS encoding CBS domain-containing protein codes for MYVKNYMSTDLVTITPDTTVIKALDLMRQHDIHRLPVVVKGQLVGLLTESVIAKNSPSTATSLSVHELNYLLNKTTAADIMIRRVITTSPDALLEQAASEMRNMDVGVLVVMDHAQLVGIITDKDIFEAFIDINGYYTPGTRFVVEVVDDKAGILEDIGETTAKHNWSITQMNVYHLDDKTNVVVHVDTQDSEEVARVFQEKGYKVSGVFVKPE; via the coding sequence ATGTACGTTAAAAACTATATGTCAACCGACTTGGTGACCATCACGCCAGATACCACTGTCATTAAGGCGCTGGACTTGATGCGCCAACACGACATTCACCGTTTGCCAGTCGTAGTCAAAGGCCAATTGGTAGGGCTCTTAACAGAGTCTGTCATTGCCAAGAACTCACCTTCTACCGCGACCAGCCTGAGCGTGCATGAACTCAACTACTTGCTCAACAAGACGACTGCGGCAGACATTATGATTCGTCGCGTCATTACCACCAGCCCAGATGCCCTCTTGGAACAAGCCGCTTCCGAGATGCGCAATATGGACGTCGGTGTCCTGGTTGTCATGGACCACGCTCAATTAGTGGGGATTATCACTGACAAGGACATCTTCGAAGCCTTCATTGACATCAATGGCTACTACACCCCAGGGACTCGTTTCGTGGTAGAAGTAGTCGATGACAAGGCAGGGATTCTAGAGGACATCGGTGAGACAACTGCTAAGCATAACTGGAGCATCACCCAAATGAACGTCTACCACTTGGACGACAAGACCAATGTGGTGGTTCACGTGGATACTCAAGATTCTGAGGAAGTCGCGCGCGTCTTCCAAGAAAAAGGCTACAAAGTGTCTGGTGTCTTCGTGAAGCCGGAATAA
- a CDS encoding ABC transporter ATP-binding protein: MLRVENLAVNYGMINAVRGVNFEVNQGEIVSLIGANGAGKSTILRTVSGLIKPASGTLTYEGQNITKTNAQKIVQLGISHVPEGRHVFKGLSVRENLEMGAFLRKDRANIEEDIQAVYDRFPVLGERQKQDASTLSGGEQQMLAMGRALMSKPKLLLLDEPSMGLAPIFIQEIFNIIQQIQAQGTTVLLIEQNAKMALSIASRGYVLETGKIVLSGTGQELLESDAVQKAYLGG, translated from the coding sequence ATGTTACGTGTTGAGAACTTAGCCGTCAACTACGGCATGATTAATGCAGTCCGTGGCGTTAACTTCGAGGTTAACCAAGGGGAGATTGTCTCCCTGATTGGGGCCAATGGGGCTGGTAAATCGACCATCCTACGGACTGTCTCCGGTTTGATTAAGCCCGCTTCAGGGACTCTGACCTATGAAGGCCAGAACATTACCAAAACCAACGCCCAGAAGATTGTCCAACTGGGGATTTCCCACGTGCCAGAAGGCCGTCACGTCTTCAAAGGCCTGTCTGTCCGCGAAAACTTGGAAATGGGTGCCTTCTTACGCAAGGACCGCGCCAATATCGAAGAAGATATTCAAGCAGTTTATGACCGCTTCCCAGTCTTGGGCGAGCGTCAGAAGCAGGATGCTTCCACCCTATCAGGTGGGGAGCAACAGATGCTAGCCATGGGACGGGCCCTTATGTCCAAGCCTAAGCTCCTCTTGTTGGATGAGCCATCCATGGGCTTGGCGCCAATCTTCATCCAAGAAATCTTCAACATTATTCAACAGATTCAAGCTCAAGGGACCACCGTCCTCTTGATTGAACAAAATGCCAAGATGGCCCTGTCCATTGCGAGTCGGGGTTACGTCTTGGAAACCGGTAAGATCGTTCTGAGCGGGACCGGCCAAGAGCTCCTCGAGAGCGATGCCGTCCAAAAAGCATACTTAGGAGGTTAA
- a CDS encoding ABC transporter ATP-binding protein: MALLEVNQLTKNFGGLAAVSNVSLKLEEQELVGLIGPNGAGKTTFFNLLTGVYEPTEGTVTLSTADGVKTLNGMAPYKINQLGLARTFQNIRLFKDQSVLENVMVAMHGHNHDAIWSSIFRTKAYYETEAKMKAKALELLEIFDLAQYAQDKAKNLAYGQQRRLEIVRALATEPKILFLDEPAAGMNPAETAELTALIEQIRQQFGLTIVLIEHDMALVMEICQRIYVLEYGRLLAQGTPEEIRQNPDVIRAYLGGDA; this comes from the coding sequence ATGGCCTTATTAGAAGTCAATCAACTTACTAAAAACTTTGGCGGTTTGGCAGCCGTGTCCAACGTCTCCCTCAAGTTAGAAGAGCAAGAGCTTGTAGGCCTTATCGGTCCTAACGGGGCCGGCAAGACCACCTTCTTCAACCTCTTAACGGGCGTCTACGAGCCAACAGAAGGGACTGTCACCCTATCAACCGCTGATGGGGTCAAGACCTTGAACGGCATGGCACCTTATAAGATTAACCAACTAGGCTTGGCGCGGACCTTCCAAAATATCCGCCTCTTCAAAGACCAAAGCGTCTTGGAGAACGTCATGGTAGCCATGCACGGGCACAATCATGATGCCATCTGGTCCAGCATTTTCCGGACCAAGGCCTACTATGAGACAGAAGCTAAGATGAAGGCTAAAGCCTTAGAACTCTTGGAAATCTTCGACCTAGCTCAATACGCTCAAGACAAGGCTAAGAACTTGGCCTACGGTCAACAACGCCGTCTGGAAATCGTCCGGGCCCTGGCCACCGAACCTAAGATCCTCTTCTTAGACGAGCCAGCAGCCGGCATGAACCCAGCGGAAACCGCTGAGTTAACCGCCCTAATTGAACAGATTCGCCAACAATTTGGCTTAACCATCGTCTTGATCGAACACGATATGGCCCTGGTTATGGAAATCTGCCAACGCATCTATGTCTTGGAATACGGCCGACTCTTGGCCCAAGGCACGCCAGAAGAAATTCGTCAGAACCCAGATGTTATCCGGGCCTACCTAGGAGGTGACGCCTAA
- a CDS encoding branched-chain amino acid ABC transporter permease — MQRFHQRNFVWLTAALLGYGLLWLLTSTNLIDSYYQITLIKIMIDVIYAIGLNLVLGVAGQFSLGHAAFIAVGAYSGAIFATRHADLGGLWTGMLVGAVVAAVLAVLVGIPTLRLRGDYLAIATLGVSEIIRVVITNYKTLTNGPQGINAIPKVATWPLVYFFMVVTTILILNYFYSSAGRATYAIEQDEIAAESMGVNVTKYKVIAFVLGAITAAIGGALYAGNIGVVTPGDFTFNKSIDVLIIVVFGGIGSFTGSFVAAVVLGILNTLLQPYGQLRMVIYAIALILIMIFRPGGLLGTWELRLGSLLTKNKAKKGAV; from the coding sequence ATGCAACGATTCCATCAACGCAACTTCGTTTGGTTGACGGCAGCCCTCTTGGGTTATGGCCTCTTGTGGCTCTTAACGTCGACTAACTTAATCGATTCCTACTACCAAATTACCTTAATCAAAATTATGATTGATGTCATCTATGCCATCGGGCTCAACCTCGTCTTAGGGGTAGCCGGCCAGTTCTCACTGGGGCATGCAGCCTTTATCGCTGTGGGGGCTTACTCAGGTGCCATCTTCGCAACACGTCATGCAGACCTAGGGGGTCTCTGGACGGGGATGCTAGTCGGTGCGGTTGTGGCTGCTGTCTTGGCTGTCTTAGTCGGGATTCCAACCTTGCGCCTACGCGGGGACTACTTGGCCATTGCCACACTGGGTGTTTCTGAAATCATCCGGGTCGTCATCACCAACTACAAGACCCTGACCAACGGGCCTCAAGGGATTAACGCCATTCCTAAAGTGGCAACCTGGCCATTAGTTTACTTCTTCATGGTTGTGACCACTATCTTGATTCTCAACTACTTCTACTCCAGTGCGGGCCGGGCAACCTATGCCATCGAGCAAGATGAGATTGCCGCAGAGTCCATGGGGGTTAACGTGACTAAGTACAAGGTGATCGCCTTCGTCTTAGGTGCCATTACTGCCGCTATCGGCGGTGCCCTCTATGCTGGTAACATCGGGGTCGTCACCCCAGGGGACTTCACCTTCAACAAGTCCATTGATGTCCTCATTATCGTCGTATTCGGCGGGATTGGGAGTTTCACCGGTTCCTTCGTGGCAGCTGTGGTCTTAGGGATTCTCAACACCCTCTTACAACCTTATGGGCAGCTTCGTATGGTCATCTATGCCATCGCCCTCATCCTAATCATGATCTTCAGACCGGGTGGTCTCCTAGGAACCTGGGAATTACGTCTAGGCTCCCTCTTAACCAAGAATAAAGCGAAGAAAGGAGCAGTCTAA
- a CDS encoding branched-chain amino acid ABC transporter permease, which produces MNLQWFLQQLFNGLSTGSIYALIALGYTMVYGTIRLINFAHGDILMMGAFFGFYLVNVQGMDFYLSLALTMVFTSVLGVTIERVAYKPLRKSTRVAALITAIGVSFLLENAMIYFFGPEVKAYPTSFTTTTFKVMGAVINSKQILIFVTTILLMVALQFIVKYTKMGKAMRAVAVDEEAAQLMGINVDAVISFTFALGSALAGVAGVLYGLYSNQMAATMGLTPGLKAFVAAVVGGIGSIPGAMVGGYLIGLLETFVSAFGGSAFKDAAVYALLIVILLVLPAGLFGKNVKEKV; this is translated from the coding sequence ATGAACCTCCAGTGGTTCTTACAACAACTTTTTAACGGCTTGTCGACGGGGAGTATCTACGCCTTGATCGCCTTGGGTTATACCATGGTCTATGGGACCATCCGCTTGATTAACTTCGCCCACGGGGACATCCTCATGATGGGGGCCTTCTTCGGTTTCTATCTGGTTAATGTCCAGGGCATGGACTTCTACTTATCCTTAGCTTTAACCATGGTCTTCACCTCCGTTTTAGGGGTGACCATTGAACGGGTAGCCTACAAGCCCCTACGTAAATCGACTCGGGTAGCCGCCCTTATCACCGCGATTGGGGTCTCCTTCCTCTTAGAAAATGCCATGATCTATTTCTTCGGTCCGGAAGTCAAGGCTTACCCAACTAGCTTTACGACCACCACCTTCAAAGTTATGGGAGCGGTCATTAACTCCAAACAAATCTTAATCTTCGTGACCACTATCCTCTTAATGGTAGCTCTACAATTTATTGTTAAGTACACCAAGATGGGGAAAGCCATGCGGGCGGTTGCGGTCGATGAAGAAGCAGCTCAACTCATGGGGATTAACGTTGACGCGGTGATTTCCTTTACCTTCGCGCTAGGGTCTGCCCTGGCAGGGGTAGCCGGCGTCCTCTACGGACTCTACTCCAACCAAATGGCTGCCACCATGGGTCTGACGCCAGGGCTTAAGGCCTTCGTTGCTGCCGTTGTCGGTGGGATTGGCTCCATTCCGGGGGCCATGGTCGGGGGTTACCTAATCGGTCTCTTGGAGACCTTCGTCTCCGCCTTCGGGGGCTCTGCCTTCAAGGATGCGGCCGTATATGCCCTCTTAATTGTTATCTTGCTCGTCTTGCCGGCAGGTCTCTTCGGTAAGAACGTCAAAGAGAAAGTGTAG
- a CDS encoding ABC transporter substrate-binding protein, translating to MNFKKLGTALFAGLLLASPLATVSAQDTVKVGGNFELSGAAAAYGTPMANGLKLAVKQYNEEHGGVNGKKVEAQVEDNKSDKTEAAAAATKLVAAGVAGIVGPATTGDALAEIPVANDGKTPAIFPAATGNGITLDSAGKVYDYIYRVCFEDSFQGVAAANYLADTQGYKKVVLLVDQANDYSQGLADSFVKQFEAKGGTIVAKESYQTNDTDFLTVLTNISTQDFDALYVPGYYTEAGLIIKQARELGIDKPIVGGDGFANDTLVELAGKDNLNNVFYTSHYSDKSEDPAVKKFVEAYEKEYGKKPDTFAALAYDATNVLLQAIKDAGSTDPQEVNKALAKIKDFKGVTGTFSFDEKHNPVKTAVMLHFEKGEVTEAVNVSAE from the coding sequence ATGAATTTTAAAAAGTTAGGAACAGCACTTTTCGCGGGTCTCTTGCTCGCATCCCCATTGGCTACTGTCTCAGCCCAAGACACCGTTAAAGTCGGCGGTAACTTCGAGCTCTCAGGGGCGGCAGCTGCTTACGGGACGCCAATGGCTAATGGTTTGAAATTAGCTGTTAAGCAATACAATGAAGAACACGGCGGCGTTAACGGCAAGAAAGTCGAAGCGCAAGTCGAAGACAACAAGTCTGATAAGACAGAAGCCGCTGCGGCTGCAACCAAATTAGTCGCTGCCGGCGTGGCAGGGATTGTAGGTCCTGCAACTACCGGGGATGCCTTAGCAGAAATTCCAGTCGCTAACGACGGCAAAACACCAGCTATCTTCCCTGCTGCAACTGGTAACGGGATTACCCTCGACTCTGCAGGCAAAGTCTACGACTACATCTACCGTGTCTGCTTCGAAGACTCCTTCCAAGGGGTGGCTGCTGCCAACTACTTAGCGGATACTCAAGGTTACAAGAAAGTGGTTCTCTTGGTTGACCAAGCTAACGACTACTCACAAGGTTTGGCTGATAGCTTCGTTAAGCAATTTGAAGCTAAAGGCGGGACCATCGTAGCCAAAGAATCTTACCAAACTAACGATACTGACTTCTTAACTGTCTTGACTAACATCTCTACTCAAGACTTCGACGCCCTCTACGTACCAGGTTACTATACTGAAGCTGGTTTGATCATCAAGCAAGCGCGTGAACTCGGGATCGACAAGCCAATCGTTGGTGGTGACGGTTTTGCTAACGACACCTTGGTTGAATTAGCAGGTAAAGACAACCTTAACAACGTCTTCTATACTTCTCACTACTCTGACAAGAGTGAAGACCCAGCAGTTAAGAAATTCGTAGAAGCCTATGAAAAAGAATACGGCAAGAAGCCAGATACTTTCGCAGCTCTCGCTTACGATGCGACTAACGTGCTCTTGCAAGCTATCAAGGATGCAGGCTCAACTGACCCACAAGAAGTTAACAAAGCCTTGGCTAAAATCAAAGACTTCAAAGGGGTAACCGGGACCTTCTCATTTGACGAAAAACACAACCCAGTGAAGACAGCGGTAATGCTCCACTTCGAAAAAGGTGAAGTTACCGAAGCTGTGAACGTGTCAGCTGAGTAA
- a CDS encoding glycoside hydrolase family 32 protein gives MSSRNKGPYAQHFHLTPEQGLLNDPNGLCYFQGYYHIFYQYNPHATDHSTKYWGHVRTKDFVTYEQLPVALKSDDWFDKNGVYSGGAIVHEDTLYLFYTGNTKDEAGRRTSYQCIATSTDGIHFTKLGPVTEQLSDYTGHVRDPKVWYDASVQGWWMLLGTQRLDKTGDTVAFFSKDLKDWDYRGSIFQFDQPLGYMWECPDMVFLTDEVTGQDKAVFIFSPQGVDPIGDSYHNIFNTTYLVGTWDSQTGRFLPDNADFADMQECDRGFEYYAPQSFVAPDGRVIQYSWMGITWPDQEAAIPTRQDDWIHHLTIPRHLRLVNGKLYQTPITELAGLTGASQLLDWTSADFRLDLSGRAQRVQVDFETLADWELFLDDNVTVKYQAAQGRLSLARFNWLTGLQEWRHMQLEEELKHLDLWLDASSLEVFVNGGQVVASLRYFAKEPLTRLEGKASAGLQAKLVATKLAAHQYI, from the coding sequence ATGTCAAGCCGCAACAAAGGGCCTTACGCCCAACACTTCCACCTGACGCCTGAGCAGGGGCTACTCAATGACCCTAACGGGCTCTGCTATTTCCAGGGTTACTATCATATTTTCTATCAATATAACCCGCATGCGACCGACCACTCCACTAAATACTGGGGTCATGTCCGGACCAAGGACTTCGTGACTTATGAGCAGTTGCCGGTAGCCCTCAAGTCTGATGACTGGTTCGATAAGAACGGGGTCTATTCAGGTGGCGCCATTGTCCACGAGGATACCCTCTACCTCTTCTATACCGGTAATACCAAGGATGAGGCAGGACGCCGGACTAGCTACCAATGTATTGCCACTTCGACAGACGGCATTCATTTCACCAAATTAGGCCCTGTAACTGAGCAGTTGTCGGACTATACCGGCCATGTGCGGGATCCTAAGGTCTGGTATGATGCGTCCGTCCAAGGTTGGTGGATGTTACTGGGGACTCAGCGCTTAGATAAGACCGGCGACACCGTGGCCTTCTTCTCTAAAGACCTTAAAGACTGGGACTACCGCGGTTCTATCTTCCAATTTGATCAGCCCCTGGGCTATATGTGGGAGTGCCCGGATATGGTCTTCTTGACGGACGAGGTGACCGGTCAGGACAAGGCCGTCTTCATCTTCTCACCTCAAGGGGTCGACCCAATTGGAGATAGCTACCATAATATCTTTAACACCACTTACTTGGTCGGGACCTGGGATAGCCAGACTGGTCGCTTCCTACCGGATAATGCGGACTTTGCGGATATGCAGGAATGTGACCGGGGCTTTGAATACTATGCGCCTCAATCCTTTGTGGCGCCTGATGGCCGGGTCATCCAATACTCTTGGATGGGCATTACCTGGCCTGACCAGGAGGCCGCCATCCCAACCCGTCAGGACGACTGGATTCATCACCTGACCATTCCGCGCCACTTACGCCTAGTAAATGGCAAACTCTATCAGACGCCGATTACCGAACTGGCAGGCCTAACAGGAGCTAGCCAACTGCTGGATTGGACCTCGGCAGACTTCCGCCTAGATTTGTCGGGCCGGGCGCAAAGAGTGCAAGTGGACTTTGAGACTTTAGCAGATTGGGAACTCTTCTTAGATGATAACGTGACGGTCAAATACCAGGCCGCTCAAGGCCGTTTAAGTTTAGCTCGCTTCAACTGGCTAACCGGCTTGCAAGAATGGCGCCATATGCAGCTAGAAGAGGAGCTCAAGCACTTAGACCTTTGGCTCGATGCTAGCTCACTAGAAGTCTTTGTTAACGGTGGGCAAGTAGTTGCCTCCCTCCGTTACTTCGCCAAAGAGCCCCTGACCCGCCTAGAAGGCAAGGCCAGCGCCGGCCTCCAGGCTAAGCTAGTAGCTACTAAGTTGGCCGCTCATCAATATATATAG